In Actinomycetota bacterium, a single genomic region encodes these proteins:
- the gmd gene encoding GDP-mannose 4,6-dehydratase: MAAKRALITGITGQDGSYLAELLLQKGYEVHGVIRRASTFNTARIDHLYQDPHDPQARLFLHYADLTDGSRLVTLLEKIQPAEVYHLAAQSHVRVSFDEPEFTGLTTGVGTTRLLEAIRMIGLQCRFYQASSSEMFGATPPPQSETTPFYPRSPYGAAKVYSYWMTRNYREAYGMFAVNGILFNHESPRRGETFVTRKIAMAAARIAAGKQEYLYLGNLDAVRDWGYAKEYVDGMWRMLQHDEPSDYVLATGTAYSVRDFAQFCFDAVGLDWTDHVRFDERYVRPTEVDALIGDPSKAQELLGWQPTVLPPQLAALMVEAEKASLVG, from the coding sequence GTGGCAGCAAAGCGAGCGCTCATCACCGGCATCACCGGGCAAGACGGGTCCTACCTCGCCGAACTGCTACTGCAAAAGGGTTACGAGGTACACGGCGTGATCCGCCGGGCGTCGACGTTCAACACCGCGCGAATCGATCACCTCTACCAGGACCCTCACGACCCGCAGGCCCGGCTCTTCCTGCACTACGCCGACCTCACCGACGGCTCGCGGCTGGTCACCCTGCTGGAGAAGATCCAGCCCGCGGAGGTCTACCACCTCGCCGCGCAGAGCCACGTCCGGGTCTCGTTCGACGAACCTGAGTTCACCGGCCTCACGACCGGTGTCGGGACGACCCGGTTGCTCGAGGCGATCCGGATGATCGGGCTGCAGTGCCGCTTCTACCAGGCCAGTTCGTCGGAGATGTTCGGTGCGACCCCGCCGCCGCAGAGCGAGACGACGCCGTTCTACCCGCGTAGCCCATATGGCGCAGCGAAGGTGTACAGCTACTGGATGACCCGGAACTACCGCGAGGCGTACGGGATGTTCGCTGTCAACGGCATTCTGTTCAATCACGAGAGCCCGCGCCGCGGCGAGACGTTCGTCACGCGCAAGATTGCGATGGCAGCGGCGAGAATTGCCGCGGGCAAGCAGGAGTATCTGTATCTGGGCAATCTCGATGCGGTGCGTGACTGGGGCTACGCGAAGGAATACGTGGACGGGATGTGGCGGATGCTGCAGCACGACGAACCGAGTGACTACGTGCTGGCGACCGGGACCGCCTACAGCGTCCGTGATTTCGCGCAGTTCTGCTTCGACGCGGTCGGCTTGGACTGGACGGACCACGTCCGATTCGACGAGCGCTACGTACGGCCTACCGAGGTGGACGCCCTGATCGGTGACCCGTCGAAGGCGCAGGAACTGCTGGGTTGGCAGCCCACCGTGCTGCCGCCACAGCTGGCCGCCCTGATGGTGGAGGCAGAGAAGGCCTCACTCGTAGGCTGA